A part of Solicola gregarius genomic DNA contains:
- the ppdK gene encoding pyruvate, phosphate dikinase, producing the protein MTEYVQPFEAGDKSQLDLLGGKGANLAEMTRMGLPVPPGFTITTEACRAFLERGDVPPELPVQVRSAMLRLENRLGKRLGDRHDPLLVSVRSGAKFSMPGMMETVLNVGLNDDSVLGLAEASDNERFAYDSYRRLLQMFGRTVLDIDGARFSDALDERKTARGVTQDVDLDADDMRALVDTYKQIIAAESGAAFPQQPSEQLTACIEAVFASWNTPRARVYRRRERIPDSLGTAVNVCTMVFGNLGADSGTGVAFTRDPASGAAGAYGDYLPDAQGEDVVAGIRNTLSLEEMHELDPASYDDLQRVIRLLEAHYRDLCDIEFTVERGTLWMLQTRVGKRTAPAAFRIATQLVDENVITMDEALSRVSGDQLAQLMFSQFDPAAERTLLTTAMGASPGAAVGTIVLDPQRAVEKAKDGPVVLVRKETNPDDLEGMIAAAGILTSRGGKTSHAAVVARGMGRTCVVGAEGVEVDEANARIVCGDVTLAEGDTISIDGTTGEVFAGSVPVVPSPVMRYLTDGVAAAEPEAGSDAALVPAVDRLLRHADRVRRLRVRANADTADDASRARTLGAQGIGLCRTEHMFLGERRPLIERVILADKPEELKAALDTLLPLQRSDFGRLLESMDGDPVTIRLIDPPLHEFLPDRTALSVKVAVARERGDVDPEDVRLLEAIERLHESNPMLGLRGVRLGIVVPGLFGMQVRAVAEAAAARIKAGGTPRAEIMIPLVGSVMELHLIRQQVGHVVAEVAATEGVELDIPIGTMIELPRAALTSFRIADEADFFSFGTNDLTQTTWGFSRDDVEAAFFAAYLEQGVFTVSPFESIDGDGVGRLVRIAAEEGRSTKPDLKLGVCGEHGGDPLSVHFFHEVGLDYVSCSPFRVPVARLEAGRAAVAG; encoded by the coding sequence ATGACCGAGTACGTCCAACCGTTCGAGGCCGGCGACAAGAGCCAGTTGGACCTCCTCGGCGGCAAGGGAGCCAACCTCGCCGAGATGACCCGGATGGGTCTCCCGGTGCCGCCGGGCTTCACCATCACGACCGAGGCGTGTCGTGCGTTCCTCGAGCGTGGGGACGTACCGCCCGAGCTTCCGGTCCAGGTACGCAGCGCGATGCTGCGCCTGGAGAACCGGCTCGGCAAGCGGCTCGGCGACCGTCACGATCCACTGCTGGTCAGCGTCCGCTCCGGCGCGAAGTTCTCGATGCCCGGGATGATGGAGACCGTCCTGAACGTCGGCCTCAACGACGACTCCGTGCTCGGGCTCGCCGAGGCCAGCGACAACGAGCGGTTCGCGTACGACTCGTACCGCCGGCTGCTGCAGATGTTCGGCCGGACCGTGCTCGACATCGACGGCGCGCGGTTCTCCGACGCGCTCGACGAACGCAAGACGGCACGGGGCGTCACCCAGGACGTCGACCTCGACGCCGACGACATGCGCGCACTGGTTGACACGTACAAGCAGATCATCGCCGCCGAGTCGGGAGCGGCGTTCCCGCAGCAGCCGTCCGAGCAGCTGACCGCGTGCATCGAGGCGGTGTTCGCGTCGTGGAACACCCCGCGCGCCCGGGTCTACCGCCGCCGCGAGCGCATCCCCGACTCGCTGGGCACGGCCGTCAACGTCTGCACGATGGTGTTCGGCAATCTCGGCGCCGACAGCGGTACGGGCGTCGCGTTCACTCGCGATCCCGCGAGCGGGGCCGCCGGTGCGTACGGCGACTACCTCCCCGATGCGCAGGGTGAGGACGTCGTCGCCGGCATCCGCAACACGCTGTCGCTGGAGGAGATGCACGAGCTCGACCCCGCGTCGTACGACGACCTGCAGCGGGTGATCCGGCTGCTCGAGGCGCATTACCGCGACCTGTGCGACATCGAGTTCACCGTCGAGCGCGGCACGCTGTGGATGCTGCAGACGAGGGTCGGCAAGCGTACGGCTCCCGCGGCGTTCCGAATCGCCACCCAGCTCGTCGACGAGAACGTCATCACCATGGACGAGGCGCTGTCACGCGTCAGCGGCGACCAGCTCGCGCAGCTGATGTTCTCGCAGTTCGACCCGGCGGCGGAGCGTACGCTCCTGACCACCGCGATGGGCGCATCGCCCGGCGCAGCGGTCGGCACGATCGTGCTCGATCCACAACGCGCCGTCGAGAAGGCCAAGGACGGTCCGGTGGTGCTGGTCCGCAAGGAGACCAACCCCGACGACCTCGAGGGCATGATCGCGGCGGCGGGCATCCTCACGAGTCGCGGCGGCAAGACGTCGCACGCGGCCGTCGTCGCGCGCGGCATGGGACGTACGTGCGTGGTCGGCGCGGAGGGCGTCGAGGTCGACGAGGCGAACGCCCGCATCGTATGCGGCGACGTCACGCTCGCCGAGGGCGACACGATCAGCATCGACGGTACGACCGGCGAGGTGTTCGCCGGCTCCGTTCCTGTCGTGCCGAGCCCCGTCATGCGCTATCTCACCGACGGTGTCGCCGCGGCCGAGCCCGAGGCCGGCAGCGACGCGGCGCTCGTCCCTGCGGTCGACCGGCTGCTGCGTCATGCCGACCGCGTCCGCCGCCTGCGCGTACGCGCGAACGCAGACACGGCAGACGACGCGAGCCGTGCACGTACCCTCGGCGCGCAGGGCATCGGCCTTTGCCGTACCGAGCACATGTTCCTCGGCGAACGCCGCCCGCTGATCGAGCGGGTCATCCTGGCCGACAAGCCCGAGGAGCTGAAGGCCGCGCTCGACACCCTGCTGCCCCTGCAGCGTTCCGACTTCGGACGGCTGCTGGAGTCGATGGACGGCGACCCGGTCACGATCCGGTTGATCGACCCGCCGCTGCACGAGTTCCTGCCCGACCGCACGGCACTGTCGGTGAAGGTCGCGGTGGCACGCGAGCGCGGCGACGTCGACCCCGAGGACGTACGCCTGCTCGAGGCGATCGAGCGCCTCCACGAGTCGAACCCCATGCTCGGCCTGCGCGGCGTACGCCTCGGCATCGTCGTACCAGGGCTGTTCGGTATGCAGGTACGTGCGGTCGCCGAGGCGGCGGCCGCACGGATCAAGGCGGGCGGCACGCCTCGTGCAGAGATCATGATCCCGCTCGTCGGCTCGGTGATGGAGCTGCACCTGATCCGCCAGCAGGTCGGCCACGTGGTCGCCGAGGTGGCAGCCACCGAGGGCGTCGAGCTGGACATCCCGATCGGCACCATGATCGAGCTGCCGCGCGCGGCGCTGACGTCGTTCCGGATCGCCGACGAGGCCGACTTCTTCTCGTTCGGCACCAACGACCTGACGCAGACGACCTGGGGATTCTCCCGCGACGACGTCGAGGCGGCGTTCTTCGCGGCGTACCTCGAGCAGGGCGTGTTCACAGTGTCGCCGTTCGAGTCGATCGACGGCGACGGTGTCGGCCGGCTCGTACGCATCGCCGCGGAGGAGGGCCGGTCGACGAAGCCCGACCTCAAGCTCGGCGTGTGCGGCGAGCATGGTGGCGACCCGCTGTCGGTGCACTTCTTCCACGAGGTCGGCCTCGACTACGTGTCGTGCTCACCGTTCCGCGTACCCGTCGCCCGGCTGGAGGCCGGCCGCGCCGCGGTCGCCGGCTGA
- a CDS encoding zinc-binding dehydrogenase — MTPVRASSRPPEGERKLALARELGAEVAIDYSAPGWEGQVRVATGGAGAVLAFDGAGGYLGKAVFDAVADGGRFLTYGTSSGGFADIDPQAAARRGVRVVNMLEAGSPGPAEVRKLLSEALALTAQGRIRPVIGATYPLERAEDAHTSLAQRATVGKSLLLTARSAARIGPAEPIRHGRNVRPSGGHSSGGISGG, encoded by the coding sequence GTGACGCCGGTGCGCGCGTCGTCGCGGCCGCCAGAGGGGGAGCGAAAGCTCGCTCTCGCGCGCGAGCTCGGCGCAGAGGTCGCGATCGACTACTCCGCGCCGGGATGGGAGGGGCAGGTGCGCGTGGCCACAGGCGGGGCCGGTGCCGTGCTTGCCTTCGACGGCGCCGGTGGCTACCTCGGCAAGGCGGTCTTCGATGCAGTGGCCGACGGGGGCAGGTTCCTCACGTACGGGACATCGAGCGGCGGCTTCGCCGACATCGATCCGCAGGCGGCAGCGCGCCGGGGCGTACGCGTCGTCAACATGTTGGAGGCGGGATCGCCCGGCCCTGCCGAGGTACGGAAGCTGCTTTCCGAGGCGCTTGCGCTCACGGCGCAGGGTCGGATCCGCCCCGTCATCGGTGCGACGTACCCGCTCGAACGCGCCGAGGACGCCCATACGTCCCTCGCGCAGCGCGCGACCGTCGGCAAGTCGCTGCTGCTCACTGCCCGCTCAGCCGCACGAATCGGCCCTGCCGAACCGATCCGGCACGGCCGAAACGTGCGGCCCAGCGGGGGTCACTCCAGCGGCGGGATCTCCGGCGGGTGA
- a CDS encoding S41 family peptidase — protein MTDAYVRFPHIRGEQIAFVADNDIWLTERTGGRAYRVSADHAPVQSPRISPDGTRIAWTAVHGGVKEVCVAPVDGGPTTRLTYWGQAGTWVRGWLSDDEVLVVSTRGEATRDRMFAHAVPVDGGPSRRLPYGWAHDLTFGPDGGVLLATTGTLEAAWWKRYRGGTAPQLWLDRDDSGTFSRLFADLPSGLASPLWTTTPRDTERIGFVSDHEGSGQLYSATLGKRAPTSGRLHRHTDHDFYVRHATTDGRQVVYVAGGELYLLDSLETGSEPQQVDVRLVGARSALAPRSVKAGANLGDVRPDHTARASVIESRGTVSWLTHRDGPVRALADSPGVRRRLPVVLGDSDRVAWVTDADGDDAIVIGGTGGDEPRVLVAAGRVGRVLAMTAAPDGRRLAIASHDGRLLTANVPEGQVARAAAVTEIDRTDEGDMTGLAFSPDSQWLAWSAPGPEPLRQIRMARLGRRAAPIDVTPLRFTDFEPAFTTDGKHLAFLSVRSLDPVYDAFVFDLSFPNGCRPHLVPLAADTPSPFDPRVGGRPTTEHDDKHADQAETPPATTVDVEHLHERVTAVPVAAGNYANLRSVRGGLIWLNHPLAGELGDDRARLDDDPARASLEHLALDSGKVQVLAEAADAAEPSGDGRRLVVRAKGKLLVVPADRKIPADDESSTDRVEVDLDRVRIEVDPRSEWRQMYHEAWRLMRDHYWRADMGGVDWGAVREKYAGLLQRIATHDDLVDVLWEMHGELGSSHAYVTPRSDSGDASARQGLLGADLAFTDGAWRIARIVPGESSRRRARSPLTAPGVAVAAGDAIVAVDGRPVDAVAGPGARLVGSADKPVELTIAPRDGGDRREVVVVPLADEFPLRYQDWVAGRRSWVHDNSDGRIGYLHVPDMVSEGWAELHRDLRTEFALDGLIVDVRGNRGGHTSQLVVEKLARRIIGWDLARGIGPTSYPADARRGPMVTVTDMYAGSDGDIVTAAIRSLGLGPVVGTRTWGGVVGIDGRYSLVDGTSVTQPRYSFWFEDFGWGVENHGVDPDVEVVMTPQDRVAGADPQLERALELVLRDLRRSPAAHPPEIPPLE, from the coding sequence GTGACCGACGCATACGTACGTTTTCCGCACATCCGCGGCGAACAGATCGCCTTCGTGGCCGACAACGACATCTGGCTCACCGAGCGTACGGGCGGGCGCGCGTACAGGGTCAGCGCCGACCACGCCCCGGTCCAGTCGCCACGGATCTCGCCCGACGGCACGCGCATCGCGTGGACGGCAGTCCACGGCGGAGTCAAGGAGGTGTGCGTCGCCCCGGTCGACGGCGGTCCGACGACCCGCCTCACGTACTGGGGCCAGGCCGGCACCTGGGTACGCGGCTGGCTCTCCGACGACGAGGTGCTCGTCGTCAGCACCCGCGGCGAGGCGACCCGCGACCGGATGTTCGCGCACGCCGTCCCCGTCGACGGCGGCCCGTCGCGCCGCCTCCCGTACGGCTGGGCGCACGACCTCACCTTCGGGCCCGACGGCGGTGTTCTGCTCGCCACGACCGGAACGCTCGAAGCCGCGTGGTGGAAGCGCTATCGGGGCGGCACCGCACCGCAGCTGTGGCTCGACCGCGACGACTCGGGCACGTTCAGCCGGCTCTTCGCGGACCTGCCGTCCGGACTGGCGAGTCCGCTGTGGACGACGACGCCGCGCGACACGGAGCGCATCGGCTTCGTATCCGACCACGAGGGCAGCGGCCAGCTCTACAGCGCGACCCTCGGCAAGCGCGCGCCGACGAGCGGGCGGTTGCACCGTCACACCGACCACGACTTCTACGTGCGTCACGCGACGACCGATGGCCGGCAGGTCGTGTACGTCGCCGGCGGCGAGCTCTATCTACTCGACTCGCTCGAAACCGGCTCCGAGCCGCAGCAGGTCGACGTACGCCTCGTCGGCGCGCGCTCCGCGCTTGCACCTCGGTCCGTGAAGGCGGGCGCGAACCTCGGCGACGTACGCCCCGACCACACGGCGCGTGCGTCGGTGATCGAGTCGCGCGGAACGGTCAGCTGGCTCACTCATCGCGACGGCCCCGTACGCGCGCTGGCCGACTCCCCGGGCGTACGCCGGCGACTTCCGGTGGTGCTCGGCGACTCCGACCGCGTCGCCTGGGTCACCGATGCCGACGGCGACGACGCGATCGTCATCGGTGGCACGGGCGGAGACGAACCCCGCGTGCTCGTGGCGGCCGGCCGCGTCGGCAGGGTGCTGGCCATGACCGCCGCACCCGACGGGCGCAGGCTCGCGATCGCTTCGCACGACGGTCGACTCCTGACGGCCAACGTCCCGGAGGGACAGGTGGCCCGCGCCGCCGCCGTCACCGAGATCGACCGCACCGACGAGGGCGATATGACCGGCCTCGCGTTCTCCCCCGACTCGCAGTGGCTCGCCTGGTCGGCACCGGGACCCGAGCCGCTACGCCAGATCCGGATGGCGCGGCTCGGCCGGCGCGCCGCCCCGATCGACGTCACCCCGCTGCGGTTCACCGACTTCGAGCCTGCCTTCACCACCGACGGCAAGCACCTGGCGTTCCTGTCCGTACGCAGCCTCGACCCGGTGTACGACGCGTTCGTGTTCGACCTGTCGTTCCCGAACGGATGCCGGCCGCATCTCGTTCCGCTCGCCGCCGATACGCCGTCGCCGTTCGACCCCCGGGTGGGTGGGCGTCCGACGACCGAGCACGACGACAAGCACGCGGACCAGGCCGAGACTCCGCCTGCCACGACCGTCGACGTCGAGCACCTGCACGAGCGGGTCACCGCCGTTCCGGTGGCCGCGGGCAACTACGCGAACCTGCGCTCCGTGCGCGGCGGTCTGATCTGGCTCAACCATCCGCTCGCCGGCGAGCTCGGCGACGACCGCGCCCGTCTGGACGACGATCCGGCACGTGCGAGCCTCGAGCACCTCGCGCTCGATAGCGGCAAGGTCCAGGTGCTGGCCGAAGCGGCCGACGCCGCCGAGCCGAGCGGCGACGGTCGTCGGCTCGTCGTACGCGCCAAGGGCAAGCTGCTCGTCGTACCCGCCGACCGGAAGATCCCGGCCGACGACGAGTCGTCGACCGACCGGGTCGAGGTCGACCTCGACCGGGTGCGCATCGAGGTCGACCCACGGTCGGAGTGGCGGCAGATGTACCACGAGGCGTGGCGCCTGATGCGCGATCACTACTGGCGGGCCGACATGGGCGGCGTCGACTGGGGCGCGGTCCGCGAGAAGTACGCAGGACTCCTCCAACGCATCGCCACCCACGACGACCTCGTCGACGTGCTCTGGGAGATGCACGGCGAGCTGGGTTCCTCGCACGCGTACGTCACCCCACGCAGCGACTCGGGCGACGCGAGCGCCCGGCAGGGGCTGCTCGGCGCCGACCTCGCGTTCACCGACGGCGCCTGGCGGATCGCGCGCATCGTGCCCGGTGAGTCGTCGCGGCGTCGCGCGCGCTCACCGCTGACTGCGCCCGGGGTCGCCGTGGCGGCCGGTGACGCGATCGTCGCGGTCGACGGCCGGCCGGTCGACGCCGTCGCGGGCCCCGGCGCGCGGCTCGTCGGCTCCGCCGACAAACCGGTCGAGCTCACCATCGCACCCCGCGACGGAGGCGACCGGCGCGAGGTCGTCGTCGTACCCCTCGCCGACGAGTTCCCGCTGCGCTACCAGGACTGGGTCGCCGGGCGCCGCAGCTGGGTGCACGACAACAGCGACGGGCGGATCGGCTACCTCCACGTGCCCGACATGGTCTCCGAGGGCTGGGCGGAGCTGCATCGAGACCTACGCACCGAGTTCGCGCTCGACGGCCTCATCGTCGACGTACGCGGCAACCGCGGCGGCCACACCTCGCAGCTGGTCGTCGAGAAGCTGGCTCGGCGCATCATCGGCTGGGACCTCGCCCGAGGCATCGGGCCCACCTCGTACCCGGCCGATGCCCGGCGCGGACCGATGGTGACGGTCACCGACATGTACGCGGGTTCCGACGGCGACATCGTCACCGCGGCGATCCGCTCGCTCGGCCTCGGCCCGGTGGTCGGTACGCGTACGTGGGGCGGTGTCGTCGGCATCGACGGGCGATACAGCCTCGTCGACGGTACGAGCGTCACCCAGCCGAGATACTCCTTCTGGTTCGAGGACTTCGGCTGGGGCGTCGAGAACCACGGCGTCGACCCCGACGTCGAGGTGGTCATGACACCGCAGGACCGCGTCGCAGGTGCAGACCCCCAGCTCGAGCGCGCGCTCGAGCTCGTACTCCGCGACCTCCGCCGATCCCCCGCCGCTCACCCGCCGGAGATCCCGCCGCTGGAGTGA
- a CDS encoding RNA polymerase sigma-70 factor, translating into MTRDEDFEELRPLLFGIAYRILGSVAEAEDAVQESWIRYQSAPAHPRSAKAYLAAVVTRISIDVLRSARVRRETYVGQWLPEPLPTDPLRSDPYEDPERSAELADSVSMAALLLLERLSPLERAVFVLRDVFGLGFTEIASAVGRSEAAARQLAVRARRHMDDGRPRFETDRRERDELAARFFDAVRDGDVEGLRDLLAADVQMVGDGGGKAPALARGVIGADNVARVLAANFPVLAQIDASIEPREMNGQPGAILRDRDGKVVGTMALDVLDGQIQMIRSVVNPEKLAHLGPLADVWAVTREAKDARRRTT; encoded by the coding sequence GTGACCCGCGACGAGGACTTCGAGGAGCTGCGGCCGCTCCTGTTCGGCATCGCGTACCGGATCCTCGGCAGCGTGGCCGAAGCAGAGGACGCGGTGCAAGAGTCCTGGATTCGCTACCAGTCCGCCCCTGCCCACCCCCGGTCGGCAAAGGCGTACCTCGCGGCGGTCGTCACCAGGATCTCGATCGACGTGCTGCGATCGGCGCGCGTCCGGCGGGAGACGTACGTGGGGCAGTGGCTCCCCGAGCCACTGCCGACGGACCCGTTGCGGAGCGATCCGTACGAAGACCCGGAGCGCTCGGCCGAGCTCGCCGACTCGGTGTCGATGGCCGCCCTGTTGCTGCTCGAGCGACTCAGCCCGCTCGAGCGGGCGGTCTTCGTGCTGCGTGACGTGTTCGGGCTCGGCTTCACCGAGATCGCCTCTGCCGTCGGGAGGTCCGAGGCCGCCGCCCGCCAGCTCGCGGTACGCGCGCGGCGCCATATGGACGACGGGCGTCCCCGGTTCGAGACCGACCGCCGCGAGCGTGACGAGCTGGCGGCACGGTTCTTCGACGCGGTCCGCGATGGCGACGTCGAAGGCCTGCGAGACCTGCTCGCCGCGGACGTGCAGATGGTCGGTGACGGCGGCGGCAAGGCTCCCGCGCTCGCCAGGGGCGTGATCGGGGCCGATAACGTCGCCCGGGTTCTCGCCGCGAACTTCCCGGTGCTCGCCCAGATCGACGCGAGCATCGAGCCCCGTGAGATGAACGGCCAGCCGGGCGCGATCCTGCGCGATCGCGACGGCAAGGTGGTGGGCACGATGGCGCTCGACGTGCTCGACGGGCAGATCCAGATGATCCGCTCGGTCGTCAATCCCGAGAAGCTCGCGCACCTCGGACCCCTCGCAGACGTGTGGGCCGTGACGCGCGAGGCGAAGGACGCCCGCCGGCGGACGACGTGA
- a CDS encoding NAD-dependent epimerase/dehydratase family protein produces the protein MRVFVAGGSGVLGRRLVPQLVARGHEVTATTTSADKLALLEKLGAEGVVMDGLDAGAVGESVAAARPDTIVNQMTGLSAAHAGTLNPRKADRFFAATNRLRSEGIDHLLAAAEATGVSHVVAQGHASMNGGREGGWVTTEEDPLAVIEGTRAINHLEDVVVRSGGAVLRYGGFYGAGAHDDQVRFIRKRLVPIIGGGTGYFSWVHVDDAVSATVLAMEQKAHGVFNIVDDEPAPVSEWLPYLAERAGAKPPRRVPAWLARLLVGEMMVSTMTEGRGFSNAKAKRELGWELEYGSWRAGFAKELG, from the coding sequence ATGAGAGTGTTCGTAGCGGGCGGGTCCGGCGTACTCGGACGGCGCCTCGTGCCACAGCTGGTGGCACGGGGCCACGAGGTGACGGCGACGACGACGAGCGCAGACAAGCTGGCGCTGCTGGAGAAGCTGGGTGCCGAGGGCGTCGTGATGGACGGACTGGACGCGGGCGCCGTCGGCGAGTCGGTGGCAGCGGCCCGTCCGGACACGATCGTGAACCAGATGACCGGCCTCTCCGCCGCGCACGCGGGCACGCTCAACCCGCGCAAGGCCGATCGCTTCTTCGCCGCCACCAACCGGCTGCGCAGCGAGGGCATCGACCACCTGTTGGCCGCCGCCGAGGCGACCGGCGTCTCCCACGTCGTCGCACAGGGCCACGCGAGTATGAACGGCGGCCGCGAGGGCGGATGGGTAACGACCGAGGAGGATCCGCTGGCGGTGATCGAAGGGACGCGAGCGATCAACCACCTCGAGGACGTGGTCGTTCGCTCCGGCGGCGCCGTCCTGCGCTACGGAGGGTTCTACGGTGCGGGCGCCCACGACGACCAGGTCCGGTTCATACGCAAACGACTCGTGCCGATCATCGGTGGCGGCACCGGCTACTTCTCATGGGTGCACGTCGACGACGCGGTGAGCGCTACCGTACTGGCGATGGAGCAGAAGGCACACGGCGTGTTCAACATCGTCGACGACGAGCCTGCACCGGTCAGCGAGTGGCTTCCCTACCTTGCGGAGCGCGCCGGCGCCAAGCCGCCGCGGCGGGTCCCGGCGTGGCTGGCGCGGCTGCTGGTGGGCGAGATGATGGTGAGCACGATGACCGAGGGGCGCGGCTTCTCCAACGCGAAGGCCAAGCGAGAGCTCGGCTGGGAGCTCGAGTACGGCTCGTGGCGCGCCGGCTTTGCAAAGGAGCTCGGGTGA
- a CDS encoding metallophosphoesterase family protein, whose translation MRFIASADWQLGMAAAFLDDEARPRYTQARFDAITRIADLAEQRDAAFVVVAGDVFESNHLDRAVIARAFEALRRVPVPVYLLPGNHDPLDASSIYRSRQFRNGCPSHVHVLESTAPVTVDGSDAELIGVPWFTKRPLTDLVADALSGLEPTDATRVLVGHGRTEALNRDRHDPTAVDEDALRSAVDDGRITFAVLGDRHATYAVSDAIWYPGTPEVTARREADPGNVLVVDLDGSGPTTEKVSVGEWTFTEHAAEVTHDADIEALEAALDDRSGKHRTAIWLRLSGTLSVAQRARLDDVVERAADVYAGVALVGEPGELVVVPDDHDFSDLALVGASQSAVDDLVREARSQGRDARVAQDALGLLYRLTRSGR comes from the coding sequence ATGAGGTTCATCGCTAGCGCCGACTGGCAGCTCGGCATGGCCGCCGCGTTCCTCGACGACGAGGCGCGCCCGCGCTACACGCAGGCGAGGTTCGACGCGATCACGCGCATCGCCGATCTCGCCGAGCAGCGTGATGCCGCATTCGTCGTCGTCGCGGGCGACGTCTTCGAGTCGAACCATCTCGACCGCGCCGTCATCGCGCGCGCGTTCGAGGCGTTGCGCCGGGTGCCGGTGCCGGTCTACCTCCTGCCCGGCAACCACGACCCGCTCGACGCGAGCTCGATCTACCGCTCGCGCCAGTTCCGCAACGGCTGCCCCTCCCACGTACACGTGCTCGAGTCGACGGCACCGGTCACGGTCGACGGCAGCGATGCCGAGCTCATCGGCGTTCCGTGGTTCACGAAGCGACCCCTGACCGACCTCGTCGCCGACGCGCTTTCCGGCCTCGAGCCGACCGATGCAACGCGCGTCCTGGTCGGGCACGGCCGCACCGAGGCGCTCAACCGCGATCGGCACGACCCCACCGCGGTCGACGAAGACGCGTTACGGTCGGCGGTCGACGACGGCCGCATCACGTTCGCCGTCCTCGGTGACCGGCACGCGACGTACGCCGTCAGTGACGCGATCTGGTATCCCGGCACCCCCGAGGTGACCGCGCGCCGCGAAGCAGATCCCGGCAACGTATTGGTGGTCGATCTCGACGGCTCCGGCCCGACGACCGAGAAGGTCTCGGTGGGGGAGTGGACCTTCACCGAGCACGCCGCGGAGGTCACCCACGACGCCGACATCGAGGCGCTCGAAGCGGCGCTCGACGATCGCTCGGGCAAGCACCGCACCGCGATCTGGCTGCGGCTCAGCGGCACCCTTTCGGTCGCCCAACGCGCGAGGCTCGACGACGTGGTCGAGCGCGCCGCCGATGTGTACGCCGGTGTCGCGCTCGTCGGCGAGCCCGGCGAGCTGGTCGTCGTACCCGATGACCACGACTTCTCCGACCTCGCGTTGGTGGGTGCGTCGCAGTCGGCGGTCGACGACCTCGTACGTGAGGCGCGCTCGCAGGGGCGGGACGCGCGGGTCGCGCAAGATGCGCTCGGGTTGCTCTACCGCCTCACCCGGAGCGGCCGATGA